Within the Thermanaeromonas toyohensis ToBE genome, the region GTATCTTTACCCCCGTTAGAAAAAGGGGATTGGCTAATTAAAGTAATGGCGAGCGGCGTATGCGCTACTGATGCCAAGACTTACTTGCGGGGCCATCCATTTATAAAGCCACCAGCAGTTCTCGGGCATGAAGTGGCAGGAGTAGTGGTAGCTGCCCCAGTGGGGATTAATAACAAAGACGGGCCGCAGGAAGGGGACCGTGTGGTGGTGGCGCCTTATATTCCTTGTGGCCGTTGTTACTGGTGCAGCAATGAGCAGCCGACCCAGTGCACTGCCCTTTTTGCTACTAGCATTGAACCTGGCGGTTTTGCGGAATATGTACGTGTACCAGCAAATACTGGGGGTCGGGCGCTTTATCGCCTTCCTGACGACCTTGATTATGCTGAGGCTAGCCTGACAGAACCAGTAGCCTGTGCTTTACACGGCATTGAGGCTTCTCGCATTAAAGCCGGGCAAACAGTGCTTGTTATTGGTGATGGACCAATGGGTATCCTTTTGGCCCGCCTGGCTAAAGTCTTTGGCGCTCGCGTTTTTCTAAGTGGGATGTTACCCCACCGTCTGAAAATTGCTGCCCAGGGCCTAGATGGCATTTTCGACGCCTGCCACGAGGAAGTTGACCTACGCCCTTATACCTGCGGGCGCGGGGCTGATGTGGTACTAATTGCTGTAGGCGTACAAGAGGCGATCAGTTACGGAGTCCGTAATGTGCGTCGGGGTGGTATAGTTAACTTTTTTGCAGGGCTTCCTAAAGGTACGACTTTCCCGCTGGACCTAGAGCAGGTTCATTATGGAGAAGTTACTTTCATGGGTACTTTCGGTTTTACGCCTGGACAATTTGCCCGCGCACTCGAATTTATCGCTTCCAGACAAATATATTTAGCCGATCTTATTACCGCACACTACTCTTTGATGGAGACAGAACAAGCCCTAAAAGATACACTGGCTTGTAACGGCCTTAAGAGCTTAATACTTCCTTGGGGAGGTGAGGTATAGAGCGTAATAGAAAAAGAAGGAAGTTTTCGATCTATTGCTGTGTATAGTATTAAAAAAACTTTTAGGAGGGAACAGCATGACAGAATTTTTGAAGAGCCTCCTTAGTAGTTTAGGAAGCATTGGACGGAGTATCGGTTTTCAGACGATGAATGTTATTGGTACCTTTTTGCTCGTTATTATGACTTTGATCCTTATTGGAGAAATGTTTAACTACCAGGTAGTCTTAACGCCTTGGCCGCGCCTAGTTAAACGCCAGCGCCGATGGAATACAAAATCAATTGCCGTTATGGGTATGACAGCGGCACTGTCAGTTATTTTACAGGCTGTAGGGGCCGTTATTGTCCTTGTTCCGGGGACTATTACTTTTCGTGCTGATGCCATGGTTCGTTTTCCTTTCGGGGCCATTTTTGGAATGCCGGCGGTATGGGGAGTAGGGTTAGCTAATTTGCTTGGCGACGCCCTGGCAGGAACCCTCGGGCCAGGAAGTATTGGCGGGGCAGTAATTTCCTGGTGGATGCCCTACTTGTTCTACCGGCTTATGCGGCAGCCGGAGGAACGTAACATGATCAAAGGAAGCGCATGGTTCAAATATTACGCCATTAGTTTGCTCTGGTGCCTTATCGGTTCGTTTTACCTGTGTTCTTCCTTCCAGTGGTTACGCTTGTTACCGACGGAAGTTATCTGGGTAGGCGTATTCCCAGCTGTTATAGTAACTACTTTTATTGGTGGTCTCGCCGGTCCCCTAGTTGCTCGGATTGTGGGCCCGGCAGCAGATAAATACGGTCTGTCATTAGATAAAATGCGTTTTGAAGTTGAAAGCGAGTATAACAGCTAGTTGTAATTCAAATATAAGCGGCAACCCCAAACTAGGGTTGCCGCTTGCTCGAAAGCGTTTTATTATTTTCCGGATTATACCAGGAGGTTATGTTAAGTTATGGACTTTGTTATTGAGTTGAGCGGCATTAGTTATAGTTACCCTGGCCGCGAGAACCAACCGGTGCTGAAGGATATTAATTTAAAGGTAAGACGCGGTGAGTTTATTGTAGTTACAGGCCGGACAGGTTCGGGGAAAAGTACACTTTGCTATATCTTAAATGGCCTTATTCCCCATTTCTTTGGCGGTGTCCTTCAGGGGACAGCCCGTGTAGCAGGTTTAGAAGTGGCAAAGGCGACTATTACTGATTTGGCTAGCCGGGTGGGAATTGTTTTTCAAAATGCGGAATCGCAATTAGTAGGCTTAACAGTCGAAGAGGATATCCAATTTGGCTTAGAAAACCTCTGCCTTCCTCCGGCAGTAATATTAGAACGTAGCCGCTGGGCTATGGCTGTAACCGGCTTAGCAGGACTGGAAGGCCGTTCTCCTTGGCGTTTATCAGGTGGCCAAAAGCAACGAACAGTTATTGCGGCAGCATTAGCCATGTACCCCGAGGTATTGGTGCTGGACAATCCTACTGCTGAACTAGATCCCTTGGGTAAAGCTGAAGTACTTGCTGTTATCGAACGCTTAAATAAGGAGATGGGCTTGACAGTTGTACTTTGTGAACAAGACCTGGAACGTAGTGCATCTTTAGCTGACCGGATAGTTGTCTTAGATGCCGGGCGGATAATTTTAGACGATCAGCCGGAAGCTATCTTTGACAACGCCGAAACTTTGCAAAGGCTGGGACTAAGGTTACCTCAAGTAACTGATTTGGCCCTGCGTTTGAGGGCTTCAGGCAAATGGACTGGGCCTTTACCCGTGTCCGTAACGGGTTTTTTAAGTAATCTTCCACCTAAGGTCCAGTGTATTACTTCCACGGTTAATTACGGTGGCGAACCGTTATCAAAATCGGCAGAGAAAGTTAGTACCAATACGGCTAAAATTATAGTCGATAACGTTAGCCATATCTATCCAGATGGTACAAAAGCTCTGGATGGGGTATCCTTACGGGTTTTCCAGGGGGAAATACTAGCGATATTAGGACATAATGGCTCGGGTAAAACGACGCTAGCCAAACATTTCAACGGTCTGTTGCGTCCAACAACAGGTCGTGTTTTGGTAGATGGAATAGATACTAAGAATGCCACCGTCGCCCAATTGGCAAATAGAGTTGGATATGTTTTTCAAAACCCAGACCATCAAATTTTCGCGAAAACCGTGGCCGAAGAACTGGCGTTTGGACCACGCAACCTGGGCTGGCCAGAAGAGCAAGTGCAGGAGGCAGTGGAGGTCGTTCTTAAAGAATTCAATCTCCAAAAGTATCGCGAAAAAGATCCGTTTTTCCTAGGATTAGCTGAACGCAAGCTATTGGCTATTGCTTCGATATTGATTATGAAACCCCAGATTTTGGTGTTGGACGAGCCAGCAACAGGAGCTGATTACACTATCAACACCAGAATTATTGACTATATCCAGGAACTTAACAAGAAAGGGATGACCATAGTTGTCATTACTCACGATGTCGAAGCGGCTGCCGGCTATGCCCATCGCTTGGTGGTAATGAAAAGTGGCCAAGTAGTTTTGGCGGGAGAACCAGGGTTTGTTTTCCGCCATGAAGAGTTATTACGGCAATGTTATATTGAAGCGCCACCTGTAACTAAAATAGGACAAGAATTGAACAGAGTTGGCTGGCAGGGCGACATGTATACAGTAGAGCAGGCGTATGCAACCTTAGCGCGATTACTTTAGGGGATTTTTATTAGCACAAAGGAAGTGGGGGGACATCATGGCAAATATTAGGGTTGATTTCTTTCAGGGTGGTAATTCACTAGTTACTCGGTTGGATCCACGGACCAAATTGCTCTATGTTGCCTGGATATTTATCATGATTATAGTTTTTAGCCACCCTTTATACCAGGCTTTGACTTTTTGTACAATACTAGCCATGATTATCGCAGGTCGTTTATCCTGGCGTCAGGTATTTCGTAGTGGACGGCTTGGTATCTACGTAGGTCTTTTTTCCTGGTTGTTATGGATGATATTTTTGCATAATACAGGCCGTCCCCTGGCTAAAATACCCCTTTTGCCATGGCCAATCACTGACCTAGGCTTTACTTATGGATTGGGAGTAGCTTTTCGGATTTTTAGTTTGTTTTTCGCCTTTATAGTAGTTGCCATGACGACCAGTCCTAGGGATTTAATAGCTGGCCTTTACTATTTACGGCTACCTTTTGCTTTCTCCTTTGTAATTGGCATTATTCTCCGGTTAATTCCCCACTTTTTAGCGGAGCATGCGACTATTGTAGAAGCTCAAAAATCTCGGGCCTGTGAATTCGATAAGGGAGGCTTGTGGACTAGATTTAAAAAGCATACAGCTTATGTTATTCCCTTGTGCTTGCGCTCCTTGAAGATTGTGAGTGATATGAGTGTAGCTATGGAATCGCGGGCTTTTGATCCTAATAGACCCCGTACATTAATCAACCGGCCAGCTTTCCAGACTATAGATTACATCCTGTTGGCAGTTATGGCTGTATGGTTGATTACTGCTGTTACCCTAAGGTTACATGGCTATGGCGGAGTTATTCCAGGGCTGTTGTAAGGAGGTGTCTTTAATGATACCGGCAGAGGCTCAGTGCCATGGAGATAATCAACATGATAATCAAACACGGAAACCTGTTAACACTTATGATATTGTTACAGTTGGAGCCGTCGCTCTTGATATAATAGTCCAGGTGGACACTTTTCCTGGGGCCGATCAGCTGGTTCTGGCTAAGGAAGTGCGACGCGACGCTGGGGGGTCAACAGCCAATATAGCTGTCCGTCTGGCCCAGTTAGGGGAACGCGTAGCCTTTGCCGGTCTAGTCGGTGACGATGCAGCTGGCGAATACTTGAAGCAAGCCTTTATCAGGGAAGGAGTTGCTACAGAATTAATTACTACAGTACCTGGCGGTAGTACAGCGACTGCTGTTGTAATGGTTAATCCCGCGGGGCAACGTGCCATCCTTTCTTTAGGGGGGACCGCTCTATATAACGAAATCGCCCAAGTTCCATCCAGGGTCTGGGAGAGCAAGTTACTTTATATTGGTGAGGCCTACTTACCATTGGTCCGCCAGTTGGTAACCGGTGCCTGTTCCCGGGGCCAGCAAGTATTTTACGGACCAGGCGGCATTTTCGTACGGGAGGGTTGGACCGCCCTCGCTCGGGCTATCCAGGGAGTTAAGGGCCTTTTTCTCAACTGGGAAGAATGTATGCTTTTACTAAGTTGCCAAGTAAGGATACCTTATCAACTACCCGCACTAGGCGAATGGTTGGCCCGGGCCATCAAAAAGGCGGGTTGGTGGCAGGGGGGGCTAAGGGAGATAGTTGTCACTCTTGGCGCCCAGGGCTGTATCTGGCTAGCTCCTGATGGTTTATTTTGGCAACCAGCGATAGCGGCCAGGGTAGTCGATACTACCGGAGCCGGCGATGCTTTTACGGCTGGGTACTTGGCGGCTTATTTAAAAGGGTGGCCTGTGGAAACACGGTTAAAGTTTGCCACTGCCTGCGCTTCTCTGGCTATTGAGGGACCGGGGGCGCGCTGGGGGCGGATTACACCTGCAGCAGTAGCAG harbors:
- a CDS encoding alcohol dehydrogenase catalytic domain-containing protein — encoded protein: MKAAFYIEPGQIEIREVSLPPLEKGDWLIKVMASGVCATDAKTYLRGHPFIKPPAVLGHEVAGVVVAAPVGINNKDGPQEGDRVVVAPYIPCGRCYWCSNEQPTQCTALFATSIEPGGFAEYVRVPANTGGRALYRLPDDLDYAEASLTEPVACALHGIEASRIKAGQTVLVIGDGPMGILLARLAKVFGARVFLSGMLPHRLKIAAQGLDGIFDACHEEVDLRPYTCGRGADVVLIAVGVQEAISYGVRNVRRGGIVNFFAGLPKGTTFPLDLEQVHYGEVTFMGTFGFTPGQFARALEFIASRQIYLADLITAHYSLMETEQALKDTLACNGLKSLILPWGGEV
- a CDS encoding ABC transporter ATP-binding protein — translated: MDFVIELSGISYSYPGRENQPVLKDINLKVRRGEFIVVTGRTGSGKSTLCYILNGLIPHFFGGVLQGTARVAGLEVAKATITDLASRVGIVFQNAESQLVGLTVEEDIQFGLENLCLPPAVILERSRWAMAVTGLAGLEGRSPWRLSGGQKQRTVIAAALAMYPEVLVLDNPTAELDPLGKAEVLAVIERLNKEMGLTVVLCEQDLERSASLADRIVVLDAGRIILDDQPEAIFDNAETLQRLGLRLPQVTDLALRLRASGKWTGPLPVSVTGFLSNLPPKVQCITSTVNYGGEPLSKSAEKVSTNTAKIIVDNVSHIYPDGTKALDGVSLRVFQGEILAILGHNGSGKTTLAKHFNGLLRPTTGRVLVDGIDTKNATVAQLANRVGYVFQNPDHQIFAKTVAEELAFGPRNLGWPEEQVQEAVEVVLKEFNLQKYREKDPFFLGLAERKLLAIASILIMKPQILVLDEPATGADYTINTRIIDYIQELNKKGMTIVVITHDVEAAAGYAHRLVVMKSGQVVLAGEPGFVFRHEELLRQCYIEAPPVTKIGQELNRVGWQGDMYTVEQAYATLARLL
- a CDS encoding energy-coupling factor transporter transmembrane component T family protein, whose translation is MANIRVDFFQGGNSLVTRLDPRTKLLYVAWIFIMIIVFSHPLYQALTFCTILAMIIAGRLSWRQVFRSGRLGIYVGLFSWLLWMIFLHNTGRPLAKIPLLPWPITDLGFTYGLGVAFRIFSLFFAFIVVAMTTSPRDLIAGLYYLRLPFAFSFVIGIILRLIPHFLAEHATIVEAQKSRACEFDKGGLWTRFKKHTAYVIPLCLRSLKIVSDMSVAMESRAFDPNRPRTLINRPAFQTIDYILLAVMAVWLITAVTLRLHGYGGVIPGLL
- a CDS encoding carbohydrate kinase family protein; its protein translation is MIPAEAQCHGDNQHDNQTRKPVNTYDIVTVGAVALDIIVQVDTFPGADQLVLAKEVRRDAGGSTANIAVRLAQLGERVAFAGLVGDDAAGEYLKQAFIREGVATELITTVPGGSTATAVVMVNPAGQRAILSLGGTALYNEIAQVPSRVWESKLLYIGEAYLPLVRQLVTGACSRGQQVFYGPGGIFVREGWTALARAIQGVKGLFLNWEECMLLLSCQVRIPYQLPALGEWLARAIKKAGWWQGGLREIVVTLGAQGCIWLAPDGLFWQPAIAARVVDTTGAGDAFTAGYLAAYLKGWPVETRLKFATACASLAIEGPGARWGRITPAAVAARLQQEGGMASA